One Panicum virgatum strain AP13 chromosome 9K, P.virgatum_v5, whole genome shotgun sequence genomic region harbors:
- the LOC120652624 gene encoding uncharacterized protein LOC120652624 isoform X2, which produces MGNCVRGSMSKWGWREVTERFYAATDLVHDNEQFGNRVRQLKALWGFIQNLRNKFTGLGRREDGSVVASDAWWAENTKGHPEWKKLKDGWPEYLPELDRMFLGVAVDGSSAYCAGQNNPTQIISSEEEEDYDDANLTPASCGSKRSTSTRSTGTSPSKKLRSPALRLMDRNMSNFGVIMENKNHVMRDIWNDKKKVIKDKQAALDIKISKVLAMARQVGATEATPDLWIGVMKIIQSERVMSFFIQSTEEGRLAVIRHHAGVGN; this is translated from the exons ATGGGCAACTGTGTGAGGGGTAGCATGAGCAAATGGGGTTGGAGAGAAGTGACAGAAAGGTTCTACGCGGCCACTGATTTGGTCCATGACAATGAGCAGTTTGGCAATAGGGTACGGCAGCTCAAGGCACTATGGGGATTCATCCAGAACCTCCGTAACAAGTTCACAGGCCTGGGGCGTAGAGAAGATGGATCTGTTGTTGCAAGTGATGCTTGGTGGGCAGAGAACACAAAG GGCCATCCTGAATGGAAGAAGCTGAAGGATGGCTGGCCTGAGTACCTGCCAGAATTGGATCGCATGTTCTTAGGAGTTGCAGTAGATGGGTCCAGCGCATATTGTGCTGGACAGAACAACCCAACTCAAATCATAagcagtgaagaagaagaagactatGATGATGCCAACCTTACTCCAGCCAGCTGTGGGAGCAAGAGGAGCACCAGCACCCGCAGCACTGGAACCAGTCCCAGCAAGAAGCTGAGGAGCCCTGCACTTCGTCTCATGGACAGGAACATGAGCAACTTCGGCGTAATCATGGAGAATAAGAATCATGTGATGCGAGACATTTGGAATGATAAGAAGAAAGTGATCAAGGACAAGCAAGCCGCCTTGGATATCAAGATATCCAAGGTCCTAGCAATGGCTAGGCAAGTGGGGGCAACCGAGGCCACTCCTGACCTGTGGATTGGTGTGATGAAGATCATCCAATCTGAACGGGTTATGTCTTTCTTCATCCAATCGACGGAAGAAGGACGCCTTGCTGTCATTAGGCACCATGCCGGGGTCGGCAACTAG
- the LOC120652624 gene encoding uncharacterized protein LOC120652624 isoform X1 → MFMDDEIELAYLYGMYDYAAHVDKYYNKAPYRQPKLSGLEWVQLKLGSAYSCYNMFRVTPELFYRLHDLLVDTYGLKSTQKSTSLEALGLFLWVLGAPQSVRQAEDRFERSLATVHSLLHRVLKAVLKLGADIIKPRDPQFRTRHPRVRNPRFYPEFKNCIGAIDGTHIPLVVPSDNLVQHMCRKGMTTQNVMAACDFDMVFTFVLAGWPGSVHDMRVFDDAMTTYSNVFPHAPTGKYYLVDSGYVNRPGFLSPYRGTKYHIQDFQNAAEPRGKKEMFNYAHSSLRNVIERAFGVLKMKWRILSKVQSYPPNTQTHIIVACFALHNFIRLSGEYDTDFKYLDNNVNFVPPEAYLDQPECVPPPMPDDCAQMNAFRDSIAVRLFNRA, encoded by the exons ATGTTCATGgatgatgagattgaacttgcgtACCTCTACGGTATGTACGACTATGCTGCCCATGTAGACAAGTACTACAATAAGGCTCCTTATAGGCAACCAAAGTTGAGTGGGTTGGAGTGGGTCCAGTTAAAACTAGGTAGTGCTTATTCCTGCTACAACATGTTTAGAGTGACCCCTGAACTTTTCTATCGATTGCATGACCTATTGGTAGATACATATGGACTGAAATCTACACAAAAATCAACATCTCTCGAGGCATTAGGATTGTTCCTCTGGGTTCTAGGTGCGCCTCAATCTGTTAGGCAAGCTGAGGACAGATTTGAGAGATCTCTAGCAACTGTTCACAGCCTTTTGCATAGAGTGTTGAAGGCTGTGCTTAAGCTTGGTGCGGACATCATTAAACCGCGTGACCCACAATTTAGGACTAGGCATCCTAGAGTGAGAAACCCTAGGTTCTATCCCGAATTCAAGAATTGCATAGGGGCTATAGATGGCACTCACATACCTTTAGTGGTGCCATCTGACAACTTAGTGCAGCACATGTGTCGCAAGGGCATGACAACACAGAATGTGATGGCTGCTTGTGACTTCGATATGGTGTTCACATTTGTCCTTGCTGGATGGCCGGGTTCCGTTCATGACATGAGAGTGTTCGATGATGCAATGACAACATACAGCAATGTCTTTCCTCATGCACCAACAG GGAAGTACTATCTGGTGGACTCCGGGTACGTGAACCGGCCTGGTTTCCTTTCTCCTTACAGGGGAACAAAGTACCACATTCAAGACTTTCAAAACGCCGCAGAACCACGAGGTAAAAAGGAAATGTTCAATTATGCACATTCATCTCTGCGAAATGTGATCGAAAGAGCCTTTGGTGTACTGAAGATGAAGTGGCGCATATTATCTAAGGTTCAATCGTATCCACCAAACACACAGACACATATAATTGTTGCCTGCTTTGCTTTGCACAACTTCATAAGGCTGAGTGGCGAATACGATACAGACTTTAAGTACCTAGACAATAATGTCAACTTTGTGCCGCCTGAGGCTTACTTGGATCAGCCAGAATGTGTTCCTCCTCCAATGCCTGATGACTGTGCACAGATGAATGCATTTCGTGACTCAATTGCGGTGCGGTTGTTCAATAGGGCTTGA
- the LOC120652624 gene encoding uncharacterized PE-PGRS family protein PE_PGRS54-like isoform X3 translates to MDEYDNDGSGDAAAFGNDSAYGAPGAFGNDGGYSAAGRLVNDGGYGAAGTFGTDSDCAAPGGFGDASGYGTSPGYGAAGGTRDFLSQSAAYSGSAGYRAYGGAPYGGPSSSSRTSSLLGMDALDLNAGDPWAGSNAYEDTVGSGAEDGGNGSEYPTHPPCVCLHAAPAVPLACLRLAKVHAVEGALHAPRRAA, encoded by the coding sequence ATGGACGAGTACGACAACGACGGATCCGGTGACGCAGCCGCGTTCGGCAACGACTCCGCGTACGGTGCGCCCGGCGCGTTCGGCAACGACGGCGGCTACAGCGCCGCCGGCAGGCTCGTCAACGACGGCGGCTACGGCGCCGCTGGCACATTCGGCACCGACTCCGACTGCGCCGCGCCCGGCGGCTTCGGCGACGCATCCGGATATGGCACCTCTCCCGGCTACGGCGCTGCTGGCGGCACCCGGGATTTCCTGTCCCAGTCGGCGGCGTACTCCGGATCTGCCGGGTACAGAGCCTACGGCGGAGCGCCGTACGGCGGCCCGTCTTCGAGCAGCCGCACCAGCAGCCTCCTAGGGATGGATGCGCTGGACCTCAACGCCGGCGACCCCTGGGCTGGAAGCAATGCATATGAGGACACGGTTGGATCTGGGGCTGAAGACGGCGGTAACGGCAGCGAGTATCCCACACATCCCCCCTGCGTCTGCCTTCACGCAGCGCCAGCGGTACCCTTGGCCTGCCTGCGGCTCGCCAAGGTGCACGCGGTGGAGGGGGCCTTGCACGCGCCCCGTCGCGCAGCTTAG